The following proteins are encoded in a genomic region of Drosophila willistoni isolate 14030-0811.24 chromosome 3R, UCI_dwil_1.1, whole genome shotgun sequence:
- the LOC111519161 gene encoding E3 ubiquitin ligase TRIM40, translating into MNENREFCAVCLSLQRHKVSTACRHSFCKQCIKEVYNVCPARVCPLCRAPLQYYIRQRRSGVKIVFFS; encoded by the exons atgaatgaaaatcgTGAATTTTGCGCCGTATGCCTGTCTCTCCAGCGGCATAAAGTGAGCACTGCTTGTCGACATTCGTTCTGTAAGCAGTGCATCAAGGAGGTCTACAATGTGTGTCCAGCCaga GTATGTCCCCTGTGCCGTGCTCCACTGCAATATTATATT CGCCAACGTCGATCAGGAGTTAagattgtgtttttttcttaa